In Kiritimatiellaceae bacterium, the genomic window TCGCCCTTGCGCATGTTCCGCTATATCACCTTCCGAGCCGTGCTGGCCGCCGGAACCGCCTTTATTCTTTGTCTGATCATCGGCCCGTGGCTGATCGAAAAACTGCGCGTGGTCAAATTCGGCGAACTGCGCGAAGACGACCGGGTGGCCGGTCTGGAACGTAAAGCCAAGGTCGGCACGCCGACCATGGGCGGGCTGATGATTATTTTCAGCACGGTCGCCGCAACGGTGCTGTGGGCCGAGCCGGGTAATTTTTTCATGCTTTGTGCGCTGACCACCTTCTGTTTTCTCGGCGTGCTCGGATTTATTGACGACTACCTGAAGATTAAACGGAAAGGTGCACAGGGCGGGTTGTCTCCGCGTGTAAAACTGGTGGCTCAGGCGGTCTGGACGGTACTGCTGATGTTTGCGCTCTGCTCGAATCCGGAAACCTGTGTGCGCACCCAGCAGCTCATGGTTCCGTTCCTTAAACATCCGTTAATTTTATCCATGGGTTGTTTCGGTACACTGGCGTTTCTGTTTCTTGTGCTGGTCGGTTCTTCCAATGCGGTGAATCTGACAGACGGACTCGACGGACTGGCGATCGGCTGTACCAACTCGGCGGCGGCGGCCTATTTGGTGATGGCCTATGTGGCCGGGCACTTTGCTTTTGCCGAATACCTGCAGGTTCCGTTTGTAAAAGGCTGCGGCGAACTGGCCGTTTTTTGCGGCGCACTGCTCGGCGCGGGACTCGGCTTTTTGTGGTTTAACTGCCATCCGGCCCGCGTGTTTATGGGCGACACCGGCAGTCTGGCTATTGGCGGCGGCATTGCGGCGGTCGCCATTCTGATTAAACAGGAACTGGTGCTCGTCATCGTCGGCGGCGTATTCGTCATGGAAGCAGCCAGCGTGCTGATTCAGCAGAGCTGGTTCAAAATCACGAAACGAATGTACGGCGAAGGACGGCGCGTTTTCCGCTGTGCACCGCTTCATCATCATTTTGAATTCATCGCCAGAGACCGTGCGGCGGCGGCAGGCCGTTCCGTCGGCGCGGCGGAAAATATGATCACCATCCGCTTTTGGATTCTCTCCATCATTTTTGCGCTGATCGGCATCGCAACGCTGAAAATACGGTAGGATTGAAGATCACTTTTTACTGGAGAGGGCTTCCACATTAGACTTCCCGCCACCTGAGACAGCTGATTGCGCGGCGGCGGTGTGCCGCATTGACGAACCGGTGCGGTTGGGTATACTCCCGCGCAGTAAACACGAAAGGGCGCAGCAATGAAGATAAAATTTCTTATGGCGGTTTTTTTCATTACGGCGGCGACGCTTTGGGCTTCAGATGTGACAGGCGGCAAAGAGGTCGCCATTAAAGGTACGTTTGTTTGGGAAAAAAAGCCGGAGACGACCCACGGGCTTGATGCCAAGCTGACGCCCGTCGGGCCGAATGAGTGGAGCGTGACCTGGAACTTTCAGTGGGGCAATAAACCTGTGACGTATGTTGGCATCGTGAAGGGCAATCTGCTCGACGGCGAAGTCACCGGCACCGCCAATACCACCGAAGGGAAGGAGCGCTCGTTTGCTTTCGAAGGTACGGCGAAGGATGGTGTCATTAAGATGACGCACTGCGAAACCACCAGAGGTAAAAAAGACACCGGCTACGGCGAATTGCGCGTGGTGAATTGATCGGCTATCTGTCCGCAAATCGTTCCGCGCAAGGAAGTTCATTCCTTTTGCCCTCGTGCCTTTCCCCACGTTTGTTTTTCCAAACCTTGGAAATTGACCTCACCATAGGCGTACCGTATTCTGTGCCGCTTTTAGATTTCTAATAAACAGGAGAATTTTGATGAAAGTTACTGTAAAAAACACCGGAACCTGCCGCCAGACGCTGAAAATCGAGGTGCCTGCCGAGGCTGTGGCCGCCGAGCGCGCCGAACTGTTGAACTATTACGCCAAGGGCGTGGCCGTGCCGGGTTTCCGTAAAGGTCATGCGCCTAAGGCGCTGGTGGAAAAGAAGTTTGCCAAGGATATGGCCGCCGATCTCAAGGATCGCGTGGTGCCGAAGTTTTACCACGAAGCCATCGAACAGGAAAAAGTCAAAGTGGTGGCGGTGGTGGATGTCAGTGAGCCGGAACTGGTCGAAGGCAAGCCGCTGAAGTTTGAAGTGACGGTTGACGTTCTGCCGGAATTTAAACTGCCGAAGTACGAAGGCATTTCCATTAAGGCCGAGAAGACCGA contains:
- the mraY gene encoding phospho-N-acetylmuramoyl-pentapeptide-transferase, which encodes MLYWLSQFTDVFSPLRMFRYITFRAVLAAGTAFILCLIIGPWLIEKLRVVKFGELREDDRVAGLERKAKVGTPTMGGLMIIFSTVAATVLWAEPGNFFMLCALTTFCFLGVLGFIDDYLKIKRKGAQGGLSPRVKLVAQAVWTVLLMFALCSNPETCVRTQQLMVPFLKHPLILSMGCFGTLAFLFLVLVGSSNAVNLTDGLDGLAIGCTNSAAAAYLVMAYVAGHFAFAEYLQVPFVKGCGELAVFCGALLGAGLGFLWFNCHPARVFMGDTGSLAIGGGIAAVAILIKQELVLVIVGGVFVMEAASVLIQQSWFKITKRMYGEGRRVFRCAPLHHHFEFIARDRAAAAGRSVGAAENMITIRFWILSIIFALIGIATLKIR